One genomic window of Saccharomyces cerevisiae S288C chromosome XII, complete sequence includes the following:
- the CCW14 gene encoding Ccw14p (Covalently linked cell wall glycoprotein; present in the inner layer of the cell wall) — MRATTLLSSVVSLALLSKEVLATPPACLLACVAQVGKSSSTCDSLNQVTCYCEHENSAVKKCLDSICPNNDADAAYSAFKSSCSEQNASLGDSSSSASSSASSSSKASSSTKASSSSASSSTKASSSSASSSTKASSSSAAPSSSKASSTESSSSSSSSTKAPSSEESSSTYVSSSKQASSTSEAHSSSAASSTVSQETVSSALPTSTAVISTFSEGSGNVLEAGKSVFIAAVAAMLI, encoded by the coding sequence atgCGTGCCACCACTTTATTATCTTCAGTCGTTTCTTTGGCATTGTTGTCGAAGGAAGTCTTAGCAACACCTCCAGCTTGTTTATTGGCCTGTGTTGCGCAAGTCGGCAAATCCTCTTCCACATGTGACTCTTTGAATCAAGTCACCTGTTACTGTGAACACGAAAACTCCGCCGTCAAGAAATGTCTAGACTCCATCTGCCCAAACAATGACGCTGATGCTGCTTATTCTGCTTTCAAGAGTTCTTGTTCCGAACAAAATGCTTCATTGGGCGATTCCAGCAGCAGTGCCTCCTCATCCGCTTCTTCATCCAGCAAGgcctcttcttctaccaAGGCTTCTTCCAGTAGCGCTTCCTCCTCTACCAAGGCTTCTTCCAGTAGCGCTTCCTCCTCTACTAAAGCTTCTTCCAGCAGCGCTGCCCCATCTTCTAGCAAGGCTTCTTCCACCGaatcctcttcttcctcttcttcttccaccAAGGCTCCTTCCAGTGAAGAATCCTCTTCCACTTATGTCTCTTCGAGCAAGCAAGCTTCCTCCACTAGCGAGGCTCACTCTTCCAGTGCTGCCTCTTCGACCGTGTCCCAAGAAACAGTCTCCTCTGCTCTACCAACTTCTACCGCCGTTATTTCTACTTTCTCTGAAGGTTCTGGTAATGTTCTAGAGGCAGGAAAATCCGTTTTCATTGCTGCTGTTGCCGCTATGTTAATCTAA
- the ECM19 gene encoding Ecm19p (hypothetical protein; the authentic, non-tagged protein is detected in highly purified mitochondria in high-throughput studies) codes for MDWLKNTTIVVLFSHSTDKSNKHKKRQVQCNMRKNTLDMVTIGIACLVGVYTGTRFFEPIVIDRLRKDGNLRTDIPIPEYDEDGNLLKVTPSLSSTPAAPPTPPTPPTPPQQ; via the coding sequence ATGGATTGGCtgaaaaatacaacaaTTGTAGTGTTATTCAGTCATTCAACTGACAAAAGTAACAAACACAAGAAACGTCAAGTCCAGTGCAATATGCGAAAGAACACTTTAGATATGGTCACTATAGGTATCGCATGCCTTGTGGGAGTCTACACGGGCACGAGATTTTTCGAGCCCATTGTTATCGATAGATTGCGTAAGGATGGAAACTTGAGAACGGACATTCCCATCCCAGAATACGACGAGGACGGAAATCTGTTAAAGGTCACGCCGTCTTTATCATCCACACCAGCTGCACCACCTACACCACCTACACCTCCTACTCCACCACAACAGTAA
- the ART10 gene encoding Art10p (hypothetical protein that contains 2 PY motifs; ubiquinated by Rsp5p; overexpression confers resistance to arsenite; green fluorescent protein (GFP)-fusion protein localizes it to the cytoplasm; non-essential gene), whose translation MAPKISISLNPPYNGEFYSSNDQMSGIVSLQLTKALSIRKISVILKGFSETLTKIDQEYMFQQNGMMMPGQDNKSFHTLMKFEQRVFPPDNVWNALDGSSKPFKVKPGSYNYSFQFDKFPRKPECLKNHTAKTVAFVTRSNARLPPTFNSHWQEFNKIDNLDLYFYSFGKVIYMVQVQLELGKSSSWFKPFHKLIREIETFEFIPEPKDLIIEPDEDDNEELNAFSNNSRGNSMVTNNEFFNSSNLKVPSKDVKVVNGVGYIKSDRNFSQANSILIENGDIRSRPVSSVTSTRQSTRLVNGMKVFPSTYKMGLPDGESNMRIEVRSRDLKQIYRKDYLFRSGSQNFDKVYVVMEGNIASLSKMQITPLKLQLNLLETTTYLSQGIANGNYSSLKLIEIDLNQLKSNKPLLDLNEIRENFDGSMFECELRLKDHPILRKLVFNEEDYRHRGNRLYSFKTCTIKRTFSLQLLIEWGINGIRKQSEVNIDPVQIFCQVREHVEAEALPRYVPPPTYTEMAS comes from the coding sequence ATGGctccaaaaatttcaatatcCTTAAACCCACCGTACAACGGGGAGTTTTATAGCTCTAATGATCAAATGTCAGGGATAGTTAGTCTTCAGTTAACAAAAGCGCTATCTATAAGGAAAATTTCCGTCATTCTAAAAGGATTCTCAGAGACCTTAACAAAAATTGATCAAGAGTACATGTTTCAACAGAATGGCATGATGATGCCGGGCCAAGACAACAAATCCTTTCATACATTAATGAAATTCGAACAGAGAGTTTTCCCTCCAGATAATGTATGGAATGCTCTTGATGGCTCCTCCAAGCCGTTCAAAGTTAAACCAGGTTCATATAATTATAGCTTTCAATTTGACAAGTTTCCCAGAAAGCCTGAATGTCTGAAAAATCATACGGCAAAGACAGTAGCGTTTGTGACAAGAAGTAATGCCCGACTCCCACCTACGTTCAATAGTCATTGGCAAGAATTTAATAAAATCGATAATCTGGATTTGTATTTTTActcttttggaaaagttATATATATGGTGCAAGTTCAATTAGAGCTAGGGAAATCTTCATCTTGGTTTAAGCCATTCCATAAACTGATAAGGGAAATCGAGACGTTCGAATTTATACCTGAGCCAAAAGATCTTATTATAGAAcctgatgaagatgacaaTGAAGAACTTAATGCCTTCAGTAACAATAGTAGAGGAAATAGTATGGTCACCAacaatgaatttttcaatagttcaAATTTAAAGGTGCCATCAAAGGACGTCAAAGTCGTTAATGGAGTCGGATATATAAAAAGTGACAGGAACTTTTCTCAAGCTAATTCTATATTGATAGAAAACGGCGACATTAGATCGAGACCGGTATCATCAGTCACATCAACAAGACAATCTACTCGCCTAGTAAATGGTATGAAAGTTTTCCCATCTACTTATAAAATGGGGTTGCCTGATGGGGAAAGCAATATGAGAATAGAGGTTAGAAGTCGAGATTTGAAGCAAATATACAGGAAAGACTACTTGTTTAGGTCTGGCAgccaaaattttgacaaGGTCTATGTAGTCATGGAGGGGAATATAGCAAGTTTGAGCAAAATGCAAATTACCCCACTTAAACTACAACTGAACTTGCTAGAGACTACAACATATTTATCTCAGGGAATAGCGAACGGCAATTACTCTTCTTTGAAGCTAATCGAGATTGATTTGAATCAGCTCAAATCCAATAAACCTCTTTTGGACTTAAACGAAATAcgagaaaattttgatggTTCTATGTTTGAATGTGAATTACGGTTAAAGGATCACCCCATTTTAAGAAAGTTGGtatttaatgaagaagactATAGACATCGCGGCAATAGGTTGTATAGTTTCAAGACATGCACGATAAAAAGAACATTCAGTTTACAGCTACTGATAGAATGGGGAATCAATGGAATTAGGAAGCAATCTGAAGTAAACATTGATCCTGTTCAGATCTTTTGTCAAGTTAGAGAGCACGTTGAAGCTGAAGCTCTGCCCAGATATGTACCGCCACCGACATATACTGAAATGGCGAGTTAA